The following DNA comes from Ailuropoda melanoleuca isolate Jingjing chromosome 19, ASM200744v2, whole genome shotgun sequence.
gaatggttaaataaactgtgatacatccagacaacggaatattatttaaagctaaagagaaaggagctatcaagccatgaggAGATATGGAGGAAACTTAATTGCATataactaagtgaaagaagccagtacatcatgacattccagaaaaggcaaaactatggagacagtaaaaagatcaatgttTGCCAGAAGTTAAAGGGCAGGGAGGGATGAATAGtgagagcacagagaatttttaggacaATGTAACTATTCAGTATGatatactataatgatggatacatatgATAACAAACAAACAACGAAGTGACTctcatcaagaagaaaaatattttcttaccaatattagaaaaaaaaggatgacaaATTCAAAAACAAGTTAACATATCTACAGCTCAGCTGGATCTTAAAAAGATTACTAGtgtaaaactttgaaaataaatgattcaGACTTTACTCCTGATGAAGACAGAATAGCAGGGAGTAGATAAACACTCCCATCTGAACAACTGAAAACCAGGCAGAATCTGTGAAACAACATTCAAGGGAGGAGAACAACGAAGGTGACCCCACAATTGCCCTGTTTACTGTCTAAGGAAAGTTTCTAGGCCACAAAGTAGGGAAAGGAATCTTGGGGTCTCCGAGGTAAGGAGATACCAACTAAAATAGTCTCTTTTGTACATATGTGCATATGCTGTTCTAATTTGTCATTTTCCAGTTATTTCGCTCTTACTTTTTTATCAGACAGCTCCATCTTTCTTGGTTTATTATTAACACACATGGAGTTAGGAAGCATAAGCTTTGTTACAACCACTAGAAGACTTCTAATAAttaattagaatattaaaatacctaaaaacaaagttaaaggaattttaaagccAGGAAATACAgcacctactttaaaaaaaaaattcttcacagCTTTATTAACTAATGTTGCTTGAAATCCCTTATTtatatacaagtttttttttaacgaaaaattcacagaaaataagTGAATAGTAATCTCCAAGCATGTGAGTTAAATAACTCAAATTGCAACCTTGGAGGAAACAAGTAAGTCCCACACTTTCAGTTTGAACCAAAAACCCAAGGCAATCCCACCATCTTGTGGTAACAtcttaattttaagtttattctttaaACTGGTTTTAACAAGTAGAGAACTAAGTATGTTTAATGTATATACTTACAAAATGTGACTATaaaaatgggttaaataggtgatggggattaaagaatgcACTTGCTCTGATGAGCGctgggtgctgtatggaagtgttgagtcactaaattctgtacttgaaactaatattacactgtatgttaactatctggaatttgaataaaaactgttaaaaataaaaataagtttaaacaacaaaataaaataaaatgaaattacagctatactatatatatgtatatatatatatgtatatatatatatatatatattttttttttttgagagagagaggagaaagaaagacagtgcaagcagggtgggtgtgggggcagagagagagggtgagagagaatcccaaacaggctcaacagtcagtgtggagcctgaagcagggctcaatctcaccaccctgagatcatgacctgagctgaaatcaaaagagtcacctgcttaaccgatggagccacctgggagccctcaaattattatttgtgtgtgtgtgtgtgtgtgtgtgtttgtgtgtgagatacatatgtatgtgatatgtaagtatgtatatatatattcacacacacaaaaacaattatttcttacTTTCTAGGTCTCCACTGAATTCAGTACCCCCCCCCAACTTCTAATTCAAGGCACTGATTCTTTTCCCTgcagttttaattcttttatttaactgCTCTATCACCATTTGATAGTTTGTACTGGCAGTACTTGAATTtgtcacctctttttttttttttttacgttttgtCAGCTTATTTTCaatctcattattgttttttttaactcattttaacttctttcataattttttcctctcatgAAGTGTACTTGCTCTCTAAATGTTCTTCTTTATCTTAGGTTAAGTCATGTacagaaggggctcctgggtggctcagttggttaagtgtctgccttgggctcaggtcatgatcccagagtcccgggatcaagtcccacatcagggtccctactcagcggaaagcctgcttttccctctgcccctcaccccacttgtgctctctctttctctctctcaaataaataaatacaatcttaaaaaaaaatcatgtacaaAAACATGAACTCCAAGATCTTTTGGTGTCTTGTAAGATTATTAATAGGTCTTTCTGTTTGATGCTGTCTTAAATTCACCTTTACTGTCCTTTTAGTAGTAATTTTAACTGGCCCCATGATCACCCAGTCAAAGAATGCATTGCCCTTGCTCCTTGTGAGCTAGATATGATCACGGGCTGTGATCTTCAGGCTGAAGAAACTTCCAGATCTTTTTCTCAAAGACATGAAGGTTGCTCTGGATCCCTCTTTCTCTACCCAGTTGGCTGGAAAATGTCAACGACTGAATTGATCTTCCTGCTTGTAGAGATGAAAGCCAGGTACCAATGCTAACAGAGCCGTTTTATGGTAAGTAGCCACTTACCCATAATGATCCTGGAATGTCACCTAAGAGAGAAATTTCTACGTTGACATTTGGGGCTAGATGGTGCTTTGTTGTGGAGGTTGTGCTGTGGGGGGTCGGTTGTCTAGCAGCATCCTTAGTCATAGTTACAAGATGCCTATAGTACCTCTTCTCATCCCGTTTGTGATgaacaaaaatgtttccattctttGGCAAATGCCCCCTACAGGGAAAAATTGTCCCTGGTGGAGGCCACTAGTCTAGAGACTAACTAATATAGAAATTGCTGCCTGTTAAGTGggatgtcttaaaaaaaaaacactcataaAATATAGCATTCGCTGAGGTGTCAGGTGGAAGGAAGTAAGTGGCATGGAAGCCTGGAAGGTGCTGATCATTTTCTGCTGTGGCATTTGGTAAAACTGCTGCCTATGGTACAGTAGTAGGGAGAACGCATTCCTATAGAGCGTAAAGCTATGGGGGAAGTGTTTAGAAAGAGGCAAAATAGCAGTATGTTTGGGTTGTCACATGCTGTTTTAAGCAAAATACCACAACAAAAAATGAGCATATCCAGGAAATATTGGACAATCTCCTTGTTGCCTGAGCCCTAAATTGGCTAATACACCAGGCAAGTGAGTTCTCTCAGGGTTGGAAAAGCTAACTGTCTTAATCTcgcaaacaacaaaagaaagactATCACAGTTTTACTCAAAAGCCTCCCGTTTGGATTTCTCAGCCAAAAATATGAGGAGGCCTCAGGCAAATAACCAAGTTACAGGTAttgccttccctctcctgcctacTTTTTTAGAGGGCCATGGgtcttaaaatgaagaaaaggaaagtgagcCCAGCAAAGCCACCAATTAATTAAGAGCAAGAGTCAGAGGATGAAGAAACTTCGCTAGAAGACATTTTTGAGTGAGCTTCTTTCACACAGAGATCTTGCTTCTTCAGAAAGTTGAAAAGTTACTAGCCTGGCCTTCAAAGGTTTTCAGCTGTGTGAAATATGAAGAAATCCTTGATTTCTTAACACTGCCCCAGCAGAGAGGAAGCCAAGAAAGCTGTTTAGTGGCCTAATGTGGCCCAACTCCCCCAACGTCTGCTTCGGCAGATGGCAAGGAAGATGAGGAAACAAGGAAAATTTCCCTGGTGACCAAACATGGGGCCAAAAAAGGACAACAAATAAGAAACTTCCTCCCAGAGAACAAAACCTGTCTAACCACGGAAGTTCTTTCACCGCTGGGTCAGGGGGCTTTTGAAATTCTGAGCCAGCACCATTTATTTCACAGTTGCAATGAACTAATAACTTTTTTAGGTGAGGGTTTTTAATTGccacttttctatttcttttccaccGTTGTATATTGAGTGCGTACAGGTGTCAGaggtaaaggagaaataaatgactgCACTTTTCTGTTCACCAGGCTGTTGGGCTTCCCACTGGATCACATGGAAGATTGCGCATCACCCAGAGATACCCAATTTTGAGTGGGATGAAGTAACTGGACTTTGATTATCATCTTGGACAAAGGAGGCTTTAAgtaaaaaaagatacatggatACTTGCATGTGGGTACAACGGGGGGGGGCAGAGTGACAGCCTATCAGAAGCCATTACTGTCCCCTCAGTATTTATCACCCTTCCACTTCCTTTTAGTAATAGACTCTATTGATTTCTAGTGCATTTTTGCTCTTAAATTAACAGCATTGCCCTATGCCAGTTCTTTGTCTACGGAACTaggcaaaatattttctaataagtGTTTTAATGTCTTCtacatttctaagtattttcttattctattttctaatatggaagaatttttatatctcttttttatgactatttgcatatatattttttgtttatctcaaAAATCCAGTTTTAAGATTTAGTAgttatattatctatttattaaataatatctgctctaaatataaaataataacttcttttttaaagtctggATTTCATTTGTAGCTCCCATTCTAAcagacacatatgtatatactcTTGCGTATCCATACACACAGACATAATTCCTTTCTTGggtttaatttctttcctttttttcaacttCTCGAGTTTGGTACATACCTCTcgtttctcttcttccttatttAGTGAGAAATTTCCTTTTAGCAGAGCTTTGTTACCCATATATTCCTAAATGTAATTATTTGTCTTGATTTATTTGAGcccttttttgtttaaaagtttGTTAGCTTCTATCCCCCCTTCCCCAACAACTTGGATTTTGTCTTGCTTTCCATGTTTCAAGTAGTAAACTAATAATAACGCTGGAgtaaaattaaagagagagagagattaagctTATTCAACTCAATTTAATATGCAATGTAAGAGTATATCCTTCCTATGAATCACAGCAAGTTCGACTGAGATCTTGAGGAGAGCAGGCAAACACATGACAGAACTAAAATGAGTTGCATTGTTGTACTGATGATAAGAGTTTCTGATAACTGACCCCTTAGTCATTGCCTAGGCCTTGTTACAGTGGTAAACTAGAGCAAAAGTCAAGTTGAAATGTAGAGCGCTACGTTGAATTAAAGCCTATGGACAGGAAATAGTGGAAAGGAAAATCGTCTGCTACAGGTTGCTGAGGGCTTCCACTCCAGGAAGGACTTTACCTTCCAGGAGTTCCAGACTAGCACCTCCTCCAGTGCTCACATGGCTGACTTTATCTTCGGTGTTCCATTTGGCACAGCAAGTAGCAGTGTCTCCGCCTCCTATAATGGTGATACAGCCCCTGGAAGTGGCTTTCACAATTTCGTCCATGAGGGCTTTTGTGCCCTTAGCAAAGGCATCCCATTCAAATACCCCTACAGGTCCATTCCACACAATTAGCTTGGCTTGGGCCACAACTTGAGCATTCTTCTTGTTGGTCTCAGGACCACAGTCCAAAGCCATCCAGCCAGCAGGTATGCCTGATGGTACAGTGGCTTGGCCAACCTTAGCATTCTCCTCAAACTTGTCAGCAATGATAAAGTCGACCGGAAAGGTAATGTTCACACCATTCTTACTGGCTTTAGCCATGATATCTTTGACAATCTTGGCCCCCTCTTCATCAAAGAGGGATGCACCAATCTCCATGTTGTTGAGTACCTTAAGGAAGGTAAAAGCCATTCCACCGCCAATTATCATCTCATTGACCTTGTCCAGCATATTTTGGATAAGCTGGATTTTGTCTGCCACTTTGGCTCCACCAAGTATAGCCAGAAAGGGTCTCTCTGGGTTTTCTAAGGCTTTGGCAAAGTAATCCAGCTCTTTTTTCATCAGGAACCCAGATGCCTTCTGGGGCAGATTCACTCCCACCATAGAACTGTGGGCCCGGTGAGCAGTGCCAAAAGCATCATTGACATAGACATCCCCTAGTTTGGAGAGTGATGCTCGGAAGGCTGCTATTTTATCTGGTTCGGCTTTAAGCTTATTTCCAGAAGGATCCtggccttttccttcttcctccacatGAAAACGTAGGTTCTCCAGTAGGATAACTGAACCAGGAGCCGGGTTGGCACAGGCCTTCTCCACTTCTGGGCCCACACAGTCCTTTAGAAACAGAACATCCTTGCCCAGTAAGGATTTGAGCTCAGCAGCAACAGGCTCTAATGAGTATTTATCTGGCATGGGAACACCATCAGGTCGACCTAGGTGACTCATAAGAACTACTGACCTGGCTCCTTTATCTAGACAGTACTTGACGCTTGGGATGGAAGCTTTGATTCTCTGGTTATTTGTAATCTGGTTCTTCTTCATGGGAACGTTAAAATCTACTCTCATGATGACCCGCTTCCCTCTAACATCCAGCTTgtccaaagttaattttttagaaagagacatCTTGACGATACAAAGACAGAAGCTGAAAGCTAGATCCCAATGCTGAAGAATCACTTGACTGCCGTTGGGAGGTTGGATAGGTGGTGCTCTCCAACGCCTGTCCCCTTGGCCCGCCCCTTTCTTCTCATTACTGTCTTCCATAGGGCAGACATGACTGAACAGGAGGAAAGGAAACCTGGCTCTGTGATTGGCTAACGGTCTTGTCAATCTAGATTTGGAATGAGTTGCCAGTTCAGATTCAAACTGCCAGCGCTGAGAGTGAACCTAGAGTAGTGGTACCTGGCTTGGAGTGAGAGCAGGGAAAGTGAAGAAACCCTGGAATAAGAATGTTTTTGAGGGCAAAGGCTCCTGCAGGTTCTCTTTTTCCACATGTCTTTGACACTTgctcttattttaaaacaaaatgaagtgaaacaaaaaaaaccctcagccTGGTCAAATCTTAATTATAGTGAGATATAAAAACTGTAGTATCAAATAAAGAGGTGATTTGTAAAAATGGTTTTATGACTCCTTGTTTATTCGAGGCCACATAGTAtgcttctgtttttgtctttataaatatttctgttaacAGCATAGCTTGGTGTCAGCCTTTGGCTTTAGATATATTCTAGGGCAAGTGAGAATGATGTTTTTTATTACCATATTCTATTCTCAGACcactgagaaattagaaaatgcttagagaagaatgaaaatacaaataatacaattaaatttaTGGGacacaaaaaaaaatgcaatgttaaGAAATTTCTTGCTCTAATGTTTAAGCTAAATAATAAGATTTCAAATTACCAACCTAACTTaagggactagaaaaagaaaaacaaactaaatttaTAGGttgcagaaaaaaggaaatatgaagatTCGGACAGAGgtaaatgaaattgagaaaagaaaaacagtagacaaaatcaataaaataaaaattttgttctttggagagatcaaaaaaattgacaaacctttatctaaatggactaagaaaaaaaagactcaaattattaAGGTAAGAAATGAAAGTGAGGACATTACTATTGATTTTACAGAAAGAACAATTATTATAAGAGCACTGTAAATAATTTCATAGCAACAAATCAGATATAGtaggtgaaatggacaaattcctagaaacacaagcCCTACCAAGACAGAAtcatgaagaaattttaaaaaaaatcaatagatttaTAACTAGTAAGGTGctagaatcagtaatcaaaaatttcctgATAAAGAGAAGCCCTGGActtgatggcttcactggtgaattctaccaaacatttacaaGAGAactaacaccaatccttctctaACTTTTTCATGAAGTGTGGACAATTATGTTTAAGGCTGGCAGGCTCTGTCTCTCAACAAATAATCTGGGAAAGGAGAATTTATTGAAGTAGATGAACTGTATTTCCTACGGGACCGATGCCATCCATGGTGTCTTAATTGATATTTGTGTCCAtttgtaacacacacacactcgcacacacccacgtgagcacacacacaagtgAAGTTAGTGCCTGAGGTCTGTCACTCTACAGACATTAGTAACCGAGGCAATAAAAACAatcataagggggaaaaaaatcaatatatttgagGAGCTTCCATTTTATGAGAGAAAGGCAACAAATAGCACAATATATCTAAGGAACCGAATAATGGGAATTCAACacaagattaaaataaatgggaaaataacctgagggaaataaaaataatggaaatatgaaGGAGGATGAAGCAGTTAGGAACCATAACCACTGGAATGTAATAGATATGAAGAAAAGTTGAAATGCATAACTCAAAGCGATAGGCTTATAATAAAATAGACATACAAGTAACTAGAGAATGAATTAGTGATCAGATAATTGATGGAGGAACACGGACATAGCGGACTAGAAAAAGACCAAGAAGAAGAGAGTGAGGACAAAGCCAAGGTGTGTGGAAACTAACCATAGTGACAATATCCATCTCGGAGAAGTCataaggggagagaaaaatgtatggaggtgataaaatattttttaaaataattttctgtgatAGAATAAAGACATAGGATCTCAGATTTAAAGAAGTTATAGCATGATATGCAGAAAGCAGGATTTGAAACAAACACACATCCTAAAAATAATATACTGAATTTTAGCAACACTCACaccaagaaaatacattttttaagtttctagaatggaaaaattgatgaaatgcaaaggaaataaagatcccACTTATCACACAAAAACAACCCCTATTTTTTACAGAAACCTTTATATCTAGCCATAAATAGGAGACTTAAAGgtattttaagtcattaaaaaataacagaatgttAATCTCAGTGAggctgactttttttaaaaaaagaaaagcaactctggttaggtttattctacTAGGGACAAATGTAGGTCTAAAACAAAGCAATGAATTTGGGGAGCTAAGTATGACTTAAAATCTTAGTAAAACTCATATTCTAAATAAGTGATgatcacagttttattttttcttaattgaaaaaaatttgtatttgtgcTTTGCCAGTAATCTTAAGGAAGCTGTAGACTAGATTTTGGACAAGGAAGCTTCTATAgcagtctgtattttttttaatttgtttttttatggacATATAGTTAATACAAAGcattacattagcttcaggtatacaacatagtgatttgagaaCTGTAtacgttatgctat
Coding sequences within:
- the PGK2 gene encoding phosphoglycerate kinase 2, translating into MSLSKKLTLDKLDVRGKRVIMRVDFNVPMKKNQITNNQRIKASIPSVKYCLDKGARSVVLMSHLGRPDGVPMPDKYSLEPVAAELKSLLGKDVLFLKDCVGPEVEKACANPAPGSVILLENLRFHVEEEGKGQDPSGNKLKAEPDKIAAFRASLSKLGDVYVNDAFGTAHRAHSSMVGVNLPQKASGFLMKKELDYFAKALENPERPFLAILGGAKVADKIQLIQNMLDKVNEMIIGGGMAFTFLKVLNNMEIGASLFDEEGAKIVKDIMAKASKNGVNITFPVDFIIADKFEENAKVGQATVPSGIPAGWMALDCGPETNKKNAQVVAQAKLIVWNGPVGVFEWDAFAKGTKALMDEIVKATSRGCITIIGGGDTATCCAKWNTEDKVSHVSTGGGASLELLEGKVLPGVEALSNL